The following proteins come from a genomic window of candidate division TA06 bacterium:
- the gatC gene encoding Asp-tRNA(Asn)/Glu-tRNA(Gln) amidotransferase subunit GatC: MGIDRKEVEHIAELARLALSEKEKELFTDQLTDIVDYVEKLKELDVEKVEPTCHIEEMTNRFREDKPGDELSREKATANAPECEAGQFRVPLVVKDIGPVS, encoded by the coding sequence GTGGGGATAGATAGAAAAGAGGTAGAGCACATAGCCGAACTGGCAAGGCTTGCCTTGTCAGAAAAAGAGAAAGAACTGTTCACCGACCAGTTGACTGACATCGTCGATTATGTAGAGAAACTGAAGGAGCTGGACGTTGAAAAAGTTGAACCCACCTGCCATATCGAAGAAATGACGAACAGGTTCAGAGAAGACAAGCCGGGAGATGAGCTGTCAAGGGAGAAGGCAACAGCCAACGCGCCGGAATGCGAGGCAGGACAGTTCCGTGTGCCACTGGTGGTCAAGGACATCGGCCCTGTCAGTTAA
- a CDS encoding DUF433 domain-containing protein has protein sequence MKQAKKLNDRIVSDPAISGGEPCIRDTRIPVQIILSHLAAGDSVEAVLSNFPRITREDVNACLEYAAYLATEKTVPA, from the coding sequence ATGAAACAGGCAAAAAAACTGAACGACCGCATCGTTTCTGATCCGGCTATTTCCGGCGGAGAGCCATGCATTAGAGATACCCGCATTCCTGTGCAGATCATTCTTAGCCACCTGGCTGCGGGTGATTCGGTAGAGGCTGTTCTCAGCAATTTCCCCCGGATCACCCGAGAGGATGTGAACGCTTGTCTTGAGTACGCCGCATATCTCGCCACTGAAAAGACAGTGCCCGCGTGA
- a CDS encoding glycosyltransferase, whose translation MRLKICHVTTGHELDDGRIFHKEAVSLARRGFEVAVLGPADVPSFSRSGVAFVTVPKAPFRNRIIRKALLLFRIRVKSILMRYHVYHCHEMDAVIAVLPNLFFGSKIIYDVHEHFPENYSDRLNRLWLALLKILDKSVSRVVQLVITVDETLAEKYKDSSSVVVVHNYPIYKSYSPPEQRRDKNLAIYVGGISEQRGTVEMLEALALARSKHTSLRLRIVGRFAEDAFRETVQRKISQLKLSDAVEIIDWVPFEDIPGMLQQAGFGISFLKSLPRYTLAIPIKVYEYMAAGVPVIASRFQDTLRLLDAERCGITAEPGSVQSLSDAICVVLKDLKEAENMGKNGRLAIKQKYNWENESQILIRAYERITEAAGRPQS comes from the coding sequence TTGCGTCTGAAGATCTGCCACGTTACTACAGGGCATGAGCTTGATGATGGAAGAATATTTCATAAGGAGGCGGTGAGCCTTGCCCGGAGAGGATTTGAGGTGGCAGTCCTGGGCCCGGCAGATGTGCCGTCATTCTCAAGAAGCGGCGTTGCTTTCGTCACAGTCCCGAAGGCCCCCTTCAGGAATAGAATCATAAGAAAAGCCTTGCTTCTTTTCAGGATCAGGGTGAAATCTATACTGATGCGGTATCATGTATACCACTGCCACGAGATGGATGCTGTTATAGCAGTCCTTCCCAACCTGTTCTTCGGTTCAAAAATAATATATGATGTGCATGAGCACTTTCCTGAGAACTACAGTGATCGCCTGAACAGACTGTGGCTTGCACTTCTGAAGATATTGGACAAATCCGTCTCAAGGGTTGTACAATTGGTGATAACTGTTGATGAGACACTTGCAGAAAAATACAAGGATTCCAGCAGTGTCGTAGTCGTACACAACTACCCCATATATAAATCCTATTCCCCTCCTGAACAAAGAAGAGACAAGAATCTTGCCATCTATGTTGGTGGAATTAGTGAACAGAGGGGAACGGTGGAGATGCTGGAAGCGCTTGCCCTTGCACGCAGTAAACACACTAGCCTCCGTTTGAGAATAGTTGGGAGGTTTGCCGAAGACGCCTTTCGTGAGACCGTTCAGCGGAAGATATCACAACTGAAGCTTTCTGATGCTGTTGAGATAATTGACTGGGTGCCGTTCGAAGATATCCCAGGGATGCTTCAGCAAGCTGGTTTTGGCATCTCCTTTTTGAAGTCTCTGCCCAGGTATACCCTGGCAATACCCATTAAGGTGTACGAGTACATGGCTGCTGGTGTCCCTGTGATTGCCAGCCGCTTTCAGGACACTTTGCGGTTGCTTGATGCTGAGAGATGTGGTATAACAGCAGAGCCTGGAAGTGTGCAGTCTCTCTCAGATGCAATCTGTGTCGTTCTTAAGGACTTGAAGGAAGCAGAAAACATGGGAAAAAACGGGCGTCTAGCAATCAAGCAGAAATACAACTGGGAGAATGAGTCACAAATTCTGATTAGAGCCTATGAAAGAATTACAGAAGCTGCTGGCAGACCTCAATCCTGA
- the gatB gene encoding Asp-tRNA(Asn)/Glu-tRNA(Gln) amidotransferase subunit GatB translates to MEYETVIGMEIHAQLATRTKVFCGCSTEFGADPNVHVCPVCLGMPGVLPVLNKEVVNLAIRGALALRAKIQGMSRFARKSYFYPDLPKGYQISQYEESFATDGYVMIDSDGKRKKIRVKRMNLEEDAGKSIHEQSTTLVDFNRCGVALLEIVTMPDLKSPEEAVAYLRTVRRQLQYAGVSSCDMEKGHFRCEPNVSVRPAGSDKLGTRTELKNLNSLKAVERGLRFEIERQIGLLKRGEQVVQQSLLWDEKEQKAAPMRAKEEAEDYRYFIEPDLVPLIVDTPWVEKVKSDVPELADDRAERFVKEYGIRPYDAGVLTSTRELADYYERTIGFHKDPTGLANWISTEVLGLMHEKGIAIRELKARPEHLAELFDLIADGSINKKMAKEIFMEMAEKGMGAKAIVSQKGLRQVTDEKELEDMITRVLSENPKEVERYFGGKDALFGFFVGQVMKASRGKANPKLVNEILRRQLDKRKNSPNSQ, encoded by the coding sequence TTGGAGTATGAGACTGTAATAGGCATGGAGATACACGCCCAGTTGGCAACCAGAACGAAGGTGTTCTGCGGTTGTTCGACAGAGTTTGGTGCTGATCCCAATGTTCACGTATGTCCTGTGTGTCTCGGGATGCCCGGAGTGCTCCCTGTGCTGAATAAAGAGGTTGTCAATCTTGCCATAAGGGGCGCTCTTGCCTTGAGGGCGAAGATTCAAGGGATGAGCAGGTTTGCCAGGAAGTCCTATTTCTATCCGGATCTACCAAAGGGGTACCAGATATCACAATACGAAGAATCATTCGCTACAGATGGCTATGTGATGATAGACAGCGATGGGAAACGAAAGAAGATACGTGTAAAGAGGATGAACCTTGAAGAAGACGCTGGTAAGTCGATTCACGAGCAGAGCACGACTCTTGTGGATTTCAACAGATGCGGAGTTGCTCTTCTTGAGATAGTCACAATGCCCGATCTGAAAAGCCCGGAGGAGGCGGTCGCATATCTCAGGACGGTCAGGAGACAGCTGCAGTATGCGGGAGTCTCCTCATGCGACATGGAGAAAGGGCACTTCAGGTGCGAGCCGAACGTGTCTGTTCGGCCGGCCGGGTCAGATAAGCTTGGAACGCGGACTGAGCTCAAGAACTTGAACTCATTGAAAGCAGTAGAAAGGGGCTTGAGGTTTGAGATTGAAAGGCAGATAGGCTTGCTCAAGAGAGGAGAGCAGGTTGTTCAGCAGAGTCTGCTCTGGGACGAGAAAGAGCAGAAGGCGGCTCCCATGCGGGCCAAAGAGGAAGCTGAGGATTACAGGTATTTCATAGAGCCGGATCTCGTTCCTCTGATCGTGGACACTCCGTGGGTGGAGAAGGTCAAATCGGACGTGCCAGAGCTTGCTGATGATAGAGCGGAGAGATTTGTCAAAGAATATGGGATAAGACCGTATGACGCTGGAGTCCTCACATCCACAAGAGAACTTGCTGACTACTATGAGAGAACAATAGGGTTTCACAAAGACCCCACCGGGCTGGCCAACTGGATAAGTACTGAGGTCCTTGGCTTGATGCATGAAAAGGGGATAGCAATCAGAGAACTGAAGGCCAGGCCGGAACATCTTGCTGAGCTTTTCGACCTGATAGCAGATGGCTCGATAAACAAGAAGATGGCCAAAGAGATATTCATGGAGATGGCAGAGAAAGGGATGGGGGCTAAGGCGATTGTGTCTCAAAAGGGCTTAAGACAGGTGACGGACGAAAAAGAACTGGAGGATATGATAACAAGGGTTTTGAGCGAGAACCCGAAAGAAGTGGAGAGATACTTTGGTGGGAAAGATGCGCTCTTTGGATTCTTTGTAGGGCAGGTGATGAAGGCAAGCAGGGGTAAAGCCAACCCGAAACTGGTAAACGAAATACTTAGAAGGCAACTGGACAAGCGTAAGAACTCCCCCAATTCCCAGTAA
- a CDS encoding class I SAM-dependent methyltransferase: MKYSNYNVHYRLNGEVFDFEKEIELPHRKAVLILQQYILRMGRLGKTESVLDIGCGSGWILRTLANSGLVNLYGIDISRGQYMKQKEKPGLPVAFAEADAYFLPFREESMDVILMSEILEHLETPADAVGEAVRVLRKGGKLLITEKRYATLCAYTATGKLP; the protein is encoded by the coding sequence TTGAAGTACAGTAACTACAACGTCCACTACAGACTGAATGGAGAGGTTTTCGATTTCGAGAAGGAGATAGAGCTTCCCCACCGGAAGGCGGTTCTAATACTCCAGCAGTACATACTGAGGATGGGCAGGCTCGGGAAGACCGAATCAGTCCTTGATATCGGCTGCGGTTCAGGATGGATCCTGAGGACCTTGGCAAACTCCGGTCTGGTGAACCTCTATGGTATTGATATTTCGCGAGGTCAGTATATGAAACAGAAAGAAAAGCCTGGCCTCCCGGTTGCCTTTGCAGAGGCAGACGCTTATTTCTTGCCATTCAGGGAGGAGAGCATGGATGTGATCTTGATGAGCGAGATTCTGGAGCATCTTGAGACCCCTGCTGATGCTGTAGGTGAGGCTGTAAGGGTTCTTAGGAAGGGCGGGAAGCTCCTCATCACTGAGAAAAGATACGCCACACTCTGTGCATACACTGCAACAGGAAAACTCCCATAA
- the gatA gene encoding Asp-tRNA(Asn)/Glu-tRNA(Gln) amidotransferase subunit GatA — MIFEKSCRELSELLRKGEVSSVSLVHEALARIKSIDLNSFITICENEALEAAEEADRLLRSKKKLSPLCGIPIGLKDNLVTKGVETTCGSKILKGFIPPFDATVVERLKQAGMVIVGKTNMDEFGMGSSTENSHFGPVRNPWDRERVPGGSSGGSAAAVASRQVPLALGSDTGGSIRQPASFCGTVGLKPTYGCVSRYGLVAFASSLDQICPMANSVEDCAFLLEAMAGEDARDSTSVPVAVPHYPELIGENVKGMKIGIPKEFFGKGLDEEVKKSVDGATHLLEELGAQTIEVSLPHTDYAIATYYLIANAEASSNLARYDGVRYGYRTENFPDLSAMYSKTRDEGFGDEVKRRIMLGTYALSAGYYDAYYLRALKVRTLIKSDFDKALESVDCLVTPTSPTVSFKIGEKIDDPLSMYLSDVYTVSVSLAGLPAVSVPCGFSASGLPIGMQIIGKAFDESTILRVAKAFESSSNSTGKIPPAAEADIGV; from the coding sequence TTGATTTTTGAGAAGAGCTGCCGCGAGCTTTCAGAACTTCTGAGAAAAGGAGAGGTCTCTTCGGTCTCTCTGGTCCATGAAGCACTGGCCAGGATCAAGTCGATTGATTTGAACTCCTTCATAACCATCTGTGAGAATGAAGCCCTGGAGGCGGCAGAGGAAGCGGATCGGCTCCTCCGCTCCAAGAAGAAGTTGAGCCCTCTGTGCGGGATTCCAATTGGGCTGAAGGACAACCTGGTAACAAAGGGTGTGGAGACGACATGTGGCTCAAAGATACTGAAAGGGTTCATCCCTCCGTTTGACGCCACTGTCGTAGAAAGGTTAAAGCAAGCAGGCATGGTTATCGTGGGAAAGACGAACATGGATGAGTTCGGCATGGGCTCATCCACTGAGAACTCCCATTTTGGCCCTGTACGCAATCCATGGGATAGAGAGAGAGTGCCTGGGGGGTCGAGCGGAGGGTCTGCGGCTGCGGTGGCGTCAAGACAGGTACCGCTGGCGCTGGGGTCAGATACGGGCGGGTCAATAAGGCAGCCGGCGTCATTTTGCGGGACGGTCGGCTTAAAACCGACATATGGGTGTGTGTCAAGGTACGGGCTGGTCGCGTTCGCTTCTTCACTGGACCAGATCTGTCCGATGGCCAACTCGGTTGAGGACTGTGCGTTTCTACTGGAGGCGATGGCTGGAGAGGACGCCAGGGATTCCACTTCGGTCCCTGTGGCGGTTCCCCACTATCCAGAACTGATAGGGGAGAACGTCAAGGGAATGAAAATAGGCATTCCAAAGGAATTCTTTGGCAAAGGCCTGGACGAAGAAGTGAAGAAATCAGTTGATGGTGCTACTCATCTACTTGAGGAATTAGGCGCTCAGACTATTGAGGTCTCCCTTCCGCACACTGATTATGCGATAGCCACGTACTATCTCATCGCCAATGCGGAAGCCTCCTCAAACCTCGCAAGATATGACGGCGTACGATATGGTTACAGGACAGAAAATTTTCCCGACCTCTCTGCCATGTATTCAAAGACAAGGGATGAAGGGTTTGGAGATGAGGTAAAAAGGAGGATAATGCTGGGTACTTACGCTCTCAGCGCCGGCTACTACGATGCGTACTATCTCAGAGCCTTGAAAGTGAGGACGCTCATAAAGTCCGACTTCGATAAGGCTCTTGAGAGCGTGGACTGCCTGGTCACTCCAACCTCTCCAACTGTTTCTTTCAAAATAGGGGAGAAGATTGATGACCCTCTTTCCATGTATCTATCCGATGTGTATACAGTATCGGTTAGCCTTGCCGGCCTCCCCGCCGTCAGCGTGCCGTGTGGGTTCTCAGCCTCAGGGCTGCCTATAGGGATGCAGATAATCGGGAAGGCTTTCGATGAGTCGACCATTCTAAGAGTGGCTAAGGCCTTTGAGTCTTCCAGCAATAGCACAGGCAAGATACCACCTGCTGCGGAGGCCGACATTGGAGTATGA
- a CDS encoding ATP-dependent DNA helicase PcrA, with product MKELQKLLADLNPEQRVAVTWPEGPVLILAGAGSGKTRVLAYRIAYLIGHKGVKPQNVLAVTFTNKAAEEMAQRVQNLLEGEMKPLWLGTFHSACVRILRRDGEYVGYARNFSIFDETDSLSILKEIMKELKLSEREYNPKAIRSRISGAKNALVGPEGYPVSNRYTEQVVRVYAAYNARLRQYNGLDFDDLLLKVVELLSGYENVKDIYSDRFRHILVDEYQDTNRAQYLIVQLLSSKHRNIFVVGDDDQSIYGFRGADINNILDFEKDFPDVKTVRLEQNYRSTRLILNAASSVVRNNVGRMGKELWTENEEGEKLVLIEAADEEDEAMMICENLFRSGRNLRDFVILYRTNAQSRPIEETMRRAGLPYIVVGGMRFYERKEVKDIIAYMRLVVNPKDSVSLKRIVNSPKRGIGPAVVGRLERFAGEQGISLYESILRIEEIEEIQERYMNALRGFRNVIEKAKASVDELGAAELMSQMIDDVGYIRELEQERTREAGSRIENVRELLSSAVSYEERATDRSIRGFLTEVSLFTAIDGWNEKQEAVTLMTVHNAKGLEFPVVFISGLEDGLFPHSSSFESPSELEEERRLFYVSMTRAKEKVYLSHARERTRFGGPMPSFPSRFLKEIPEDLIDTEKSKFSQFDVGDIVRHPDWGVAKVLRLEGDGDDVRAVLRFEAGFEKLVMLKYAGLTRASKEDQWG from the coding sequence ATGAAAGAATTACAGAAGCTGCTGGCAGACCTCAATCCTGAACAGAGGGTAGCTGTCACGTGGCCCGAAGGGCCGGTTCTGATACTTGCCGGTGCAGGTTCAGGAAAGACGAGGGTGCTCGCCTACAGGATTGCATACTTGATTGGTCACAAAGGGGTAAAGCCACAGAACGTTCTGGCAGTTACGTTTACGAATAAGGCAGCTGAAGAGATGGCGCAGCGTGTCCAGAACCTGCTGGAGGGTGAGATGAAGCCATTGTGGCTAGGAACCTTCCATTCTGCGTGTGTGAGGATATTGAGAAGGGATGGAGAATACGTCGGGTACGCCCGCAACTTCTCTATCTTTGATGAGACCGACAGCCTTTCTATCTTGAAAGAGATTATGAAGGAACTCAAACTGTCTGAGAGGGAATATAATCCAAAAGCGATAAGGTCAAGAATAAGCGGTGCAAAGAATGCCCTCGTCGGGCCTGAAGGTTATCCTGTTTCAAATCGATATACAGAGCAGGTGGTCAGGGTGTATGCCGCATACAACGCGAGACTGAGGCAATACAATGGCCTGGATTTCGACGACCTGCTCCTCAAAGTTGTCGAACTCCTCTCTGGCTACGAGAATGTGAAGGACATCTACTCAGACCGCTTCCGGCACATCCTGGTGGACGAATACCAGGATACAAACAGGGCTCAATATCTGATAGTCCAGCTTCTCTCTTCAAAACACAGAAATATTTTTGTTGTCGGAGATGATGATCAGTCAATATATGGATTCAGGGGAGCTGACATAAACAACATACTCGATTTCGAAAAGGACTTCCCGGATGTGAAAACTGTTAGGCTCGAACAGAACTACAGGTCTACTAGGCTAATACTGAATGCCGCCTCGTCTGTGGTCAGGAACAATGTGGGGAGGATGGGGAAAGAGCTGTGGACAGAGAATGAAGAGGGAGAGAAGCTTGTTCTCATAGAGGCTGCTGATGAGGAGGATGAGGCAATGATGATATGTGAGAACCTCTTCAGAAGCGGACGCAATCTTCGAGATTTCGTCATTCTGTACAGGACAAATGCACAGAGCCGGCCCATAGAAGAGACGATGAGAAGGGCCGGACTCCCTTACATTGTTGTCGGTGGGATGAGATTTTATGAAAGGAAAGAAGTGAAGGACATTATCGCGTACATGCGCCTTGTGGTGAATCCAAAGGACTCTGTCAGCTTAAAAAGGATTGTGAACTCACCCAAAAGAGGTATCGGACCGGCTGTAGTGGGCCGCCTGGAGAGGTTCGCAGGCGAACAGGGCATCAGTCTTTACGAATCAATTTTGAGGATAGAAGAGATAGAAGAGATTCAGGAACGTTACATGAATGCCCTCAGAGGTTTCAGAAATGTGATAGAAAAGGCGAAGGCGAGCGTGGATGAACTGGGTGCAGCCGAGCTTATGTCGCAGATGATTGATGATGTCGGCTACATAAGGGAGCTGGAGCAGGAGAGGACAAGGGAGGCTGGATCGAGAATAGAAAATGTGAGGGAACTCCTCTCCTCTGCTGTATCATATGAGGAGAGGGCTACGGACAGGTCAATACGGGGATTCCTGACTGAAGTTTCTCTCTTTACTGCCATAGATGGGTGGAACGAGAAGCAGGAGGCGGTTACTTTGATGACTGTCCACAATGCCAAAGGATTGGAATTTCCTGTCGTCTTCATATCAGGGCTTGAAGATGGACTCTTTCCTCACTCTTCATCTTTCGAATCTCCTTCTGAACTCGAGGAGGAGAGGAGGCTTTTCTATGTGAGCATGACAAGGGCCAAGGAGAAGGTCTATCTCAGTCATGCAAGGGAGCGGACCAGATTCGGCGGGCCCATGCCTTCTTTCCCTTCCAGATTCTTGAAGGAAATACCCGAGGATTTGATTGACACTGAGAAGAGCAAGTTCTCACAGTTTGACGTCGGTGACATTGTGAGACACCCTGATTGGGGTGTGGCAAAAGTCCTCAGGTTGGAGGGAGACGGGGATGATGTGAGGGCTGTACTCAGATTCGAGGCAGGGTTTGAAAAACTTGTTATGTTGAAATATGCTGGACTGACCAGAGCCAGCAAGGAGGACCAGTGGGGATAG